A part of candidate division WOR-3 bacterium genomic DNA contains:
- the asnB gene encoding asparagine synthase (glutamine-hydrolyzing) — translation MCGICGILNKKEEKINFEILKKMNETLKRRGPDDEGFYIEDNIGLAMRRLSIIDLEGGKQPIFNEDKSICVIFNGEIYNFVELREELIKKGHFFKTKSDTEVIVHLYEEKGENFPEYLNGMFAIALWDKRKKKLILTRDIAGEKPLYYGDFNDFFIFASELKAILANPLIKREIDLKVLNLYFTLEYVPSPYSIIKNIKKLKPGHTLIYENEKIKIKPYFKFEKKKIEKKDLLDYLDEIISDSVKIRLRSDVPLGIFLSGGIDSSTVTYYARKHSDLVKTFNISFKEPSFDESRFAKKVAFYLKTEHFEEAFDENKMLEILPEVFDFLDEPFADASILPTYLLSKYTRNFVKVALGGDGGDELFGGYPTYFSHKIMEIYKFLPFYLKIFFSFIGKNLPVSYSNFSLDFVVKKFLEGEGFNIWKRHLVWMGAFSEEEKRKLFKDFLYPDSFFNLEEFVENTVSFYPKNLNDLLKFDFKTYLSEDVLFKVDRASMAASLEVRAPFLDKRIIEFAFSIDSDKKLKYFKTKVILKKLMKDRLPPEIIKRGKKGFGIPVAKWIKGPLKGEFMDIIEKEDEILNKKFVKKLFDEHIKGKKDNRKKLWTIYVFLKWKKNYINS, via the coding sequence ATGTGCGGAATCTGCGGGATTTTAAATAAAAAGGAAGAAAAAATTAATTTTGAAATTTTAAAAAAAATGAATGAAACATTAAAAAGAAGAGGACCTGATGATGAAGGTTTTTATATAGAAGATAATATAGGATTAGCAATGAGGAGACTTTCAATAATTGACCTTGAAGGTGGAAAGCAGCCTATTTTCAATGAGGATAAATCAATATGCGTTATTTTTAACGGTGAAATATATAATTTTGTTGAGTTAAGGGAGGAACTTATAAAAAAGGGTCATTTTTTTAAAACTAAAAGCGATACAGAAGTAATAGTTCATCTTTATGAAGAAAAAGGTGAAAATTTTCCAGAATATCTTAATGGAATGTTTGCAATTGCATTATGGGATAAAAGGAAAAAAAAACTTATATTAACAAGGGATATTGCAGGAGAAAAACCCCTTTATTACGGAGATTTTAATGATTTTTTTATATTTGCTTCAGAATTAAAGGCAATTCTTGCAAATCCCCTTATAAAAAGGGAAATAGATTTAAAAGTTCTTAACCTTTATTTTACTCTTGAATATGTCCCTTCACCCTATTCAATTATTAAAAATATAAAAAAATTAAAACCGGGCCATACTCTTATATACGAAAATGAAAAAATTAAAATTAAACCCTACTTTAAATTTGAAAAAAAGAAAATAGAGAAAAAAGATTTATTAGATTACCTTGATGAGATAATTTCAGATTCTGTAAAAATTAGATTGAGAAGTGATGTTCCTCTTGGGATCTTTCTATCAGGAGGAATTGATTCTTCTACTGTTACCTACTATGCAAGAAAACACAGTGATTTGGTAAAAACCTTTAATATCTCCTTTAAAGAACCCTCTTTTGATGAATCAAGATTTGCAAAAAAAGTTGCCTTTTATTTAAAAACAGAACATTTTGAAGAAGCTTTTGATGAGAATAAAATGTTAGAGATTTTACCAGAAGTTTTTGATTTTTTAGATGAACCTTTCGCTGATGCATCTATTTTACCAACCTATTTGCTTTCAAAATATACAAGAAATTTTGTGAAGGTTGCACTGGGAGGTGATGGTGGAGATGAATTATTTGGGGGTTACCCAACTTACTTTTCTCATAAAATTATGGAAATTTATAAATTTTTACCTTTTTATTTAAAAATTTTTTTCTCTTTTATTGGAAAAAATTTACCTGTTTCTTATTCAAATTTCAGTTTAGATTTTGTGGTTAAGAAATTTCTTGAAGGTGAAGGTTTTAATATATGGAAAAGACACCTTGTATGGATGGGAGCCTTTAGTGAAGAAGAGAAAAGAAAACTTTTTAAGGATTTTCTTTATCCTGATTCATTTTTTAATCTCGAAGAATTTGTTGAAAATACAGTTTCCTTTTATCCTAAAAATTTAAATGATTTATTGAAATTTGATTTTAAAACCTATTTATCAGAGGATGTTCTTTTTAAGGTGGATAGAGCCAGTATGGCAGCCTCTCTCGAAGTAAGGGCACCTTTTCTTGATAAAAGAATTATTGAATTTGCCTTCAGTATTGATAGTGATAAAAAATTAAAATATTTTAAAACAAAGGTAATTTTAAAAAAACTTATGAAAGATAGACTTCCTCCTGAAATAATTAAAAGGGGAAAAAAGGGGTTTGGAATTCCTGTTGCGAAATGGATTAAAGGACCATTAAAAGGTGAATTTATGGATATAATTGAGAAAGAAGACGAAATTTTAAATAAAAAATTTGTAAAAAAATTGTTTGATGAGCATATAAAGGGAAAAAAAGATAATAGGAAAAAATTATGGACAATTTATGTTTTTTTAAAATGGAAGAAAAATTACATTAATTCTTAA
- a CDS encoding glycosyltransferase family 2 protein, whose product MENKNLISIVIPLYNEEENLEELYTKLKESLLKNKIENFEIILIDDGSKDNSWEIIKKLKEKDERVRGIRFSRNFGQTLAIYAGFQEAKGNIIITMDADLQNDPEDIKKLIEEMERGYDVVSGWRKERKDPFFTKVLPSRIANFMISFITGVKLKDYGCTLKAYKSEVVKNLRLYGEMHRFLPALCAFEGAKIKEIPVKHNKRLKGKSKYGLKRVFKVLLDLLTVKFMGSYLLKPIYFFGSIGIIFLFLSFIFTVWTIYDKLFLKVWVHRNPKILIAFMFFPVGIQFILMGLLMEILIRNYFESQGKTPYVIKEKI is encoded by the coding sequence ATGGAAAACAAAAATTTAATCTCAATTGTTATACCCCTCTATAATGAGGAAGAAAATTTAGAAGAACTTTATACAAAATTAAAAGAATCCCTCTTAAAAAACAAAATAGAAAACTTTGAGATAATACTAATTGATGATGGCAGTAAAGATAATTCTTGGGAAATAATAAAGAAATTGAAGGAAAAAGATGAAAGAGTAAGGGGAATAAGATTTTCAAGAAATTTTGGTCAGACACTTGCTATATATGCGGGATTTCAGGAGGCAAAGGGTAATATTATTATTACTATGGATGCAGACCTTCAAAATGACCCTGAGGATATTAAGAAACTTATTGAAGAAATGGAAAGAGGGTATGATGTGGTAAGTGGATGGAGAAAGGAGAGAAAGGATCCTTTTTTTACAAAGGTTTTACCTTCAAGGATTGCGAATTTTATGATTTCTTTTATTACAGGTGTTAAATTGAAAGATTACGGTTGTACATTAAAAGCATATAAAAGTGAAGTTGTAAAAAATTTAAGGCTTTATGGAGAAATGCATCGCTTTTTACCTGCATTATGTGCTTTTGAAGGAGCGAAAATAAAGGAAATCCCTGTAAAGCATAATAAGAGATTAAAGGGCAAAAGTAAATACGGACTAAAAAGGGTTTTTAAAGTATTGCTTGACCTTTTAACTGTAAAATTTATGGGTAGTTATTTACTTAAACCAATTTACTTTTTTGGTTCAATAGGTATAATTTTTCTTTTTCTAAGTTTTATATTTACAGTATGGACAATTTATGATAAATTATTTTTGAAAGTATGGGTTCATAGAAACCCTAAAATTTTAATTGCCTTTATGTTTTTTCCTGTTGGAATCCAATTTATTTTAATGGGTCTTTTAATGGAGATATTGATAAGAAATTATTTTGAATCCCAGGGAAAAACCCCTTATGTAATAAAAGAAAAAATTTAA
- a CDS encoding NAD-dependent epimerase/dehydratase family protein, with product MKILITGAIGFIGKNLALKCLQKNYEIVGIDNFDPYYDINLKKKNLEELKDFKNFKFFNIDILDIENFKKIILNEEPETIIHLAARPGVRASIKDPFTYFEINIKGTLNILESIKNNKIRLIFASSSSVYGNKKGKFSENDPKITPVSPYGFSKRAGELLCETYNKLYGIKTIVLRFFTVYGPSQRPDMAIHLFTKKILKNEEIEIFGEGKTKRDYTYIDDITDGIINAIELKDYDFEIINLGNSKPVSIFKVIKILEKLLGKKAKIKLAPLPKGDVIKTYADIRKAKNILKYNPVTPLEKGIENFLKWHEANCPCI from the coding sequence TTGAAAATTTTAATAACAGGAGCTATCGGTTTTATAGGTAAAAATCTTGCCCTTAAATGTCTTCAAAAAAATTATGAAATAGTAGGTATAGATAATTTTGACCCATATTACGATATAAATTTAAAAAAGAAAAATCTTGAAGAACTTAAAGATTTCAAAAATTTTAAATTCTTTAATATTGATATACTTGATATAGAAAATTTTAAAAAAATAATTTTAAATGAGGAACCAGAAACTATTATTCATCTCGCAGCAAGACCCGGTGTGAGGGCTTCCATAAAAGACCCATTTACATATTTTGAAATTAATATTAAAGGCACACTTAACATACTTGAATCCATTAAGAATAATAAAATTAGATTGATCTTCGCTTCCTCCTCTTCTGTTTACGGAAATAAAAAGGGTAAGTTTTCTGAAAATGACCCCAAAATTACCCCTGTTTCTCCATATGGTTTTTCAAAAAGAGCAGGAGAATTGCTCTGCGAGACCTACAATAAACTTTACGGTATAAAAACTATTGTTCTCAGATTTTTTACAGTATACGGTCCTTCCCAGAGACCAGATATGGCCATTCATCTTTTTACTAAAAAAATTTTAAAAAATGAAGAAATTGAAATCTTTGGTGAAGGAAAAACAAAAAGGGATTATACCTATATTGATGATATTACAGATGGTATAATTAATGCCATAGAATTAAAAGATTACGATTTTGAAATTATAAACCTCGGAAATTCAAAACCTGTCTCTATATTCAAGGTTATAAAAATTCTTGAAAAACTGTTAGGTAAAAAAGCTAAAATTAAATTAGCTCCTTTACCAAAAGGAGATGTGATAAAAACTTATGCTGATATAAGAAAAGCAAAAAATATTTTAAAATATAATCCAGTGACTCCACTTGAAAAAGGAATTGAAAATTTTTTAAAATGGCATGAAGCTAATTGCCCCTGTATTTAA
- a CDS encoding glycosyltransferase family 9 protein yields the protein MTNIYFENIIFFRWKGLGDLILDTPLFRIIKENFKNVNLKVLTSPSNKDVLIANPYIDEILPKKNLLELSFKKCDLFIDMMGNSMTIILFALLRPKYRMGFKKKIPFLNLKIPFDPSPTYTVKHRLKLLKLLNIENEPENPLPETYLYKEEEEVFKKKFKDLLKKDYITIFPYARGKVRDFPSYIFSFLNDRFKEKGFNVFFIFDRMGENKFLEIKKLCKIEPEFIFSPNLRELIFILKHSKLYIGPDTGPKHIAVSQKTKTLTLFTHTNPLNWTPPDFENHKFITPPIECHPCEIKNLNYCKRKDFKCLSLFEPEKIFEISLELLKK from the coding sequence ATGACAAATATATATTTTGAAAACATTATCTTTTTCAGATGGAAAGGACTTGGAGACCTTATTCTTGACACACCTCTTTTTAGAATAATAAAAGAAAATTTTAAAAATGTAAATTTAAAAGTCTTAACATCACCTTCAAATAAAGATGTACTCATAGCAAACCCTTATATAGATGAAATCCTTCCTAAAAAAAATCTTTTAGAACTTTCCTTTAAAAAATGTGACCTCTTTATTGATATGATGGGAAATTCTATGACAATTATTCTTTTTGCTCTTTTAAGACCAAAATATAGAATGGGCTTTAAAAAGAAAATACCTTTTTTAAATTTGAAAATACCCTTTGATCCCTCACCTACTTATACAGTTAAACATAGATTAAAACTTTTAAAACTTTTAAATATAGAAAACGAGCCTGAAAATCCATTGCCAGAAACCTATCTTTATAAGGAGGAAGAGGAAGTTTTTAAAAAGAAATTCAAAGACTTATTAAAAAAAGATTATATCACCATTTTCCCTTACGCAAGAGGCAAGGTAAGAGATTTTCCCTCCTACATTTTTTCCTTTTTAAATGATAGATTTAAAGAGAAAGGATTTAATGTTTTTTTTATATTTGATAGAATGGGAGAAAATAAATTTTTAGAAATTAAAAAATTATGTAAAATAGAACCAGAATTTATATTTTCACCAAATTTAAGGGAACTCATTTTTATATTAAAGCACTCAAAACTTTATATAGGTCCTGATACAGGTCCTAAACATATAGCAGTATCACAGAAAACTAAAACCTTAACACTTTTTACACATACAAATCCCTTAAACTGGACACCACCTGATTTTGAAAATCATAAGTTTATAACACCTCCTATTGAATGTCATCCCTGTGAAATAAAAAATTTAAATTACTGTAAAAGAAAAGATTTTAAATGTTTAAGTCTTTTTGAACCTGAAAAAATTTTTGAAATCTCCTTAGAATTATTAAAAAAATAA
- the lnt gene encoding apolipoprotein N-acyltransferase — MKLLKKSEVKNIFLFILSLILLLFSFPPFYFFPFAFFSFIPLFILLKRIKRSFLTGFLYGTIFSFCELNWIFNLTQIEKEASFWITLGTFLIFLAHGVYFGVFTYFFKKFYKENFSFLLVPLIYTLLEIIRSKSEIGFPWVVLFLSQKNNLPLIQIIEITGPFFITFLIVFFNFLIFTLKKSYLAFSIFLILLIHIFGFYLLKKENREFRKIDIAIYQPHIPLNYSQKEEFKIAEKIYDSLSVKGVLISIFPESSIPSFARYDTNVLKIVSNFTKKTESYLIFGNADAIKIKGKYRFFNTAFLVNKKGELIDYYHKTHLTPFGEALPYDEIFPVLRKLDFGQGNYSRGKTLRLFRIEDFLVFVPICFESIFTEISREAVKKGANLLVNITSDGWFGKSLGPKVHKDLAIFRAIETRRYLVRSARSGISCVIDEKGRILKELPLFKRGVIKSEVKIFTHKTFYVKYGYLIDVLYFVLFIFLIILRRFQKFFQVQKDLNI; from the coding sequence TTGAAATTATTGAAAAAATCAGAAGTTAAAAATATTTTTTTATTTATTTTATCCTTAATTTTGCTTTTATTTTCCTTTCCTCCTTTTTATTTTTTCCCTTTTGCTTTTTTCTCCTTTATTCCCCTTTTCATTTTATTAAAAAGGATTAAAAGAAGTTTTCTGACAGGCTTTTTATATGGCACTATTTTTTCTTTTTGCGAGTTGAACTGGATTTTTAACTTAACTCAGATTGAAAAGGAAGCAAGTTTTTGGATAACTCTTGGAACCTTTTTAATATTTTTAGCCCATGGAGTTTATTTTGGTGTCTTTACTTATTTTTTTAAAAAATTTTATAAAGAAAATTTTTCTTTTCTTTTAGTGCCCTTAATCTATACCCTTCTTGAAATAATCCGTTCGAAATCAGAGATAGGTTTTCCCTGGGTAGTTCTTTTTTTATCACAGAAAAATAATTTACCTTTAATTCAGATAATTGAAATTACAGGTCCATTTTTTATAACTTTCTTGATTGTTTTTTTTAATTTTTTAATTTTCACTTTAAAAAAATCATACTTAGCTTTTTCTATTTTTTTAATTCTTTTAATTCATATTTTCGGATTTTATCTTTTGAAAAAAGAAAATAGGGAATTTAGAAAAATTGATATAGCTATTTATCAACCTCACATACCTCTCAATTATTCTCAGAAAGAGGAATTTAAAATAGCAGAGAAAATATATGATTCTCTTTCTGTTAAAGGGGTTTTAATTTCTATATTCCCTGAATCTTCTATTCCTTCTTTTGCAAGATATGATACAAATGTATTGAAAATTGTAAGTAATTTTACAAAAAAGACTGAAAGTTATCTTATTTTTGGTAATGCTGATGCAATAAAAATTAAAGGAAAATACAGATTTTTTAATACTGCTTTTCTTGTAAATAAAAAAGGAGAGCTTATTGATTATTACCATAAAACCCATCTTACACCTTTTGGTGAGGCTTTACCCTATGATGAGATTTTTCCTGTTTTAAGAAAACTTGATTTCGGACAGGGAAATTATTCAAGGGGGAAAACTTTGAGGTTGTTTAGAATTGAAGACTTTTTAGTATTTGTTCCGATATGTTTTGAATCAATTTTTACAGAAATTTCAAGGGAAGCTGTTAAGAAAGGTGCTAATTTACTTGTCAATATAACAAGTGATGGTTGGTTTGGAAAATCGCTTGGTCCGAAAGTTCATAAGGACCTTGCAATCTTCAGGGCAATAGAAACAAGAAGGTATCTTGTAAGGTCAGCAAGAAGCGGGATAAGTTGTGTTATTGATGAAAAGGGAAGAATTCTAAAGGAACTTCCGCTCTTTAAAAGGGGTGTTATAAAAAGTGAAGTTAAAATTTTTACTCATAAGACTTTTTATGTTAAATATGGTTATTTAATTGATGTTCTATATTTTGTTTTATTTATTTTTTTAATAATTCTAAGGAGATTTCAAAAATTTTTTCAGGTTCAAAAAGACTTAAACATTTAA
- a CDS encoding Gfo/Idh/MocA family oxidoreductase: protein MVDNKRINIGIIGVGHISQIGYIPSIKRLRDKIKLYALCDLDEAKLYKAKEIYGAEAIYTDFEDLLSDKNVDAVIITTPNHLHYPIALAALTYGKHILCELPVSIRLEEAYELKKKIVDTQRIYMPAMNYSLRPDILKIKEIVFDKKVLGNIIHVKFIRRRKRFEFSGPLWMQDPNSAGSIFHSTLIHIFEIYYTYFKTEPLKFLKVFKKNENGIEWEGTLYLELKDNIGVLIEILWDPFIDSDKFQIEIYCEKGNAYLSPFKIVQKHFGQLIDITPRITEEKSFYRLSFDLLLEHFVNSITGTETPKFRIDEGIRILEIIEKIRS, encoded by the coding sequence GTGGTTGATAACAAAAGAATAAACATTGGAATAATAGGTGTTGGTCATATTTCCCAGATAGGGTATATTCCCTCAATTAAAAGATTAAGAGATAAAATAAAATTATATGCCTTATGTGATCTTGATGAAGCAAAGTTATATAAAGCAAAGGAAATATATGGTGCTGAAGCAATTTATACTGATTTTGAAGATTTACTTTCTGATAAAAATGTTGATGCTGTTATTATAACAACTCCAAATCATCTTCATTATCCAATTGCACTTGCTGCTCTTACTTATGGAAAACATATTCTCTGTGAATTACCTGTATCAATAAGACTGGAAGAGGCTTATGAGTTAAAAAAGAAAATTGTTGATACTCAAAGAATTTATATGCCTGCGATGAATTATTCTTTAAGGCCTGATATTTTAAAAATAAAGGAAATTGTTTTTGATAAAAAAGTTCTGGGTAATATCATTCATGTTAAATTTATAAGGAGAAGGAAAAGATTTGAATTCTCAGGTCCTCTATGGATGCAGGATCCAAATTCAGCTGGTTCAATTTTTCATTCAACTCTCATTCATATTTTTGAAATATATTATACATATTTTAAAACTGAACCCTTAAAGTTTTTAAAAGTTTTCAAAAAAAACGAGAATGGGATTGAATGGGAGGGGACCCTTTATTTAGAACTAAAAGATAATATCGGTGTTTTAATAGAAATTTTATGGGATCCTTTTATTGATAGTGATAAATTTCAGATTGAAATATACTGTGAAAAGGGAAATGCTTATCTTTCACCTTTTAAAATAGTTCAGAAACATTTTGGACAACTTATAGATATAACACCAAGAATAACAGAGGAAAAAAGTTTTTATAGACTTTCCTTTGATTTACTCCTTGAACATTTTGTTAACTCTATAACAGGAACTGAAACCCCTAAATTCAGAATCGATGAAGGAATCAGGATTCTTGAAATTATTGAAAAAATCAGAAGTTAA